The following are from one region of the Deinococcus detaillensis genome:
- a CDS encoding 5'-3' exonuclease H3TH domain-containing protein produces MHALQGDASDGLKGVPGIGPVAAARLAGDHPSMKAIYRNLNKLQKSDRMSLEYAGEEYALLMETLTTLRFDAPVKRVQT; encoded by the coding sequence TTGCACGCCCTACAAGGGGACGCCAGCGACGGGCTCAAAGGTGTCCCCGGCATCGGCCCGGTGGCGGCAGCGAGGTTGGCCGGAGACCACCCTTCCATGAAAGCCATCTACCGGAACCTGAACAAGCTCCAGAAATCAGACCGCATGTCCCTGGAGTACGCCGGAGAGGAGTACGCGCTTTTGATGGAAACGCTGACGACCCTGCGCTTTGACGCGCCGGTCAAGCGGGTGCAGACCTGA